One part of the Desulfonema ishimotonii genome encodes these proteins:
- a CDS encoding nSTAND1 domain-containing NTPase has translation MSENRSIKIGESADGSIVVTGDSNTVTIYQSQREIREEALPDEKADIGPNPYLGLGAFHEKDTNRFFGRERLMAKLWEKFRDLNESGKMRLLPILGPSGSGKSSLARAGLIPELARNPLPGYNKARVAVLTPGTQPLQALAGILARIVTGDSVPVAKTREFAEELKISSDTCTFDGLSRISALFPDIQASPLIILIDQFEEIYTYEVKKEKDNLKEYEEYIKNREAFIATLLHAASDKSGYVSVILTLRSDFLGETQAHPLLNQTIAAEGEIVPAMSEDELRAAIARPAENAGHPLDKAVVDMLVEQSRDRDGALPLLQFALTRIWENLPDREPAETLDEIGGVGGALAEEAQRLYDSLNKEEKAIARRAFLSMVTPGEGTKDTRRRAAIENMVTNGEDIAQVKRVLERFSYKSARLITLSGEEGTQAAEVTHEALLEHWREFREWLDENREDIRFHRRVEAATVRWNGQGRPDGSLWQSPDLDLLKEFHERAATEMAVIQTEFFKSCVNREKRSRKIKQFISVLLILLSIITVTSALKATNSNRLAQKALSDVKNERKRAQSFLVKNYWLNAARSIEEKNIVKGLHFFSKSGKGELEKTGIERCISKIHLRVNAILLKYTKSNKKKFDNKKPDILFRLWFFMAHLLRLLANYLKFFYHKR, from the coding sequence ATGTCTGAAAATCGTTCCATAAAAATCGGCGAGAGTGCGGACGGCAGCATTGTCGTTACAGGCGATAGCAACACCGTTACCATCTATCAGTCGCAAAGAGAAATCCGGGAAGAAGCGTTGCCGGATGAAAAAGCCGACATCGGGCCGAACCCCTATCTGGGATTAGGTGCGTTTCATGAAAAGGACACAAACCGTTTTTTCGGTCGGGAACGCCTGATGGCCAAGCTGTGGGAAAAATTCCGGGATCTGAACGAGTCCGGGAAAATGCGCCTGCTGCCCATCCTCGGCCCGTCCGGTTCGGGCAAATCTTCGCTGGCACGGGCCGGACTGATTCCCGAACTGGCCCGGAACCCGCTGCCCGGATACAACAAGGCCCGCGTGGCTGTGTTGACGCCCGGCACACAGCCGCTTCAGGCACTGGCCGGAATTTTGGCCCGGATAGTTACGGGCGATTCCGTGCCGGTTGCCAAGACCCGTGAATTTGCCGAAGAGTTGAAGATTTCAAGTGACACCTGCACCTTTGACGGCCTTTCCCGCATTTCGGCCCTGTTTCCAGACATACAGGCGTCTCCGCTCATCATTTTAATTGATCAGTTTGAAGAAATTTATACTTATGAAGTAAAAAAAGAAAAAGATAATTTAAAAGAATATGAAGAATATATCAAAAATCGTGAAGCTTTCATTGCCACTCTGCTCCATGCCGCGTCTGACAAATCCGGATATGTGTCCGTGATTCTGACGTTGCGGAGCGATTTTCTGGGCGAGACCCAGGCCCATCCGCTGCTGAACCAGACCATTGCGGCTGAAGGCGAGATTGTCCCGGCCATGAGTGAGGACGAACTGCGGGCTGCCATTGCCAGACCTGCGGAGAATGCCGGGCATCCGCTGGACAAAGCCGTAGTGGATATGCTGGTGGAGCAGAGCCGCGACCGGGACGGGGCATTGCCGTTGCTGCAATTTGCGCTGACGCGGATTTGGGAGAACCTGCCGGACAGGGAACCGGCGGAAACGCTGGACGAGATCGGCGGCGTGGGAGGGGCGCTGGCCGAGGAAGCCCAGCGGCTGTATGATAGCCTGAACAAGGAGGAAAAGGCCATTGCCCGGCGGGCGTTTCTGAGCATGGTGACGCCGGGGGAAGGAACAAAAGATACCCGACGGCGGGCAGCGATTGAGAATATGGTGACGAACGGTGAGGATATTGCACAGGTAAAGCGGGTCTTGGAGCGATTTTCATATAAAAGCGCACGGCTGATCACGCTTTCCGGGGAAGAAGGTACACAGGCTGCCGAAGTGACCCATGAGGCATTGCTGGAGCATTGGAGGGAATTTCGGGAGTGGCTGGATGAGAACCGGGAAGATATTCGTTTTCATCGGCGGGTTGAAGCGGCAACGGTGCGTTGGAACGGGCAAGGGCGACCCGACGGGTCGCTTTGGCAGTCACCGGATTTGGATTTGCTGAAGGAGTTTCATGAGCGGGCTGCGACGGAAATGGCAGTAATTCAGACAGAATTTTTTAAGTCCTGTGTCAACAGGGAAAAAAGATCCAGAAAAATAAAGCAATTTATATCTGTCTTGTTAATCTTACTTTCTATCATCACAGTTACTTCGGCGCTAAAAGCGACTAATTCAAATCGGTTGGCACAGAAAGCATTATCTGACGTAAAAAATGAGCGGAAAAGAGCGCAGTCATTTCTTGTTAAAAATTATTGGCTGAATGCTGCCAGAAGTATAGAGGAAAAAAACATAGTCAAAGGACTCCACTTTTTTTCAAAATCTGGAAAAGGAGAATTAGAAAAAACCGGTATTGAAAGATGTATTTCCAAAATTCATCTTAGGGTTAATGCGATCCTGTTGAAATATACAAAAAGTAACAAGAAAAAATTCGATAATAAAAAACCTGATATACTATTCAGACTTTGGTTTTTCATGGCACATTTATTGCGTTTATTGGCGAATTATCTGAAATTTTTCTACCATAAGAGATGA
- a CDS encoding CGGC domain-containing protein, with protein MEKVLIIGCKSAMDDICIGCTRCMVGFNRREGEFAAYKDKDVELIGLLGCGGCPGAAIVTRLAQFKLWNAPMEEKPTKVHIAPCLAQHCPNSETIINKIKAKAGVDVIIGTHPYMPENIFA; from the coding sequence ATGGAAAAAGTTCTTATCATCGGCTGCAAAAGTGCGATGGATGATATCTGTATCGGCTGCACACGGTGCATGGTCGGCTTCAACCGCAGAGAAGGGGAGTTTGCCGCCTACAAAGACAAGGATGTGGAACTGATCGGCCTTCTGGGATGCGGCGGATGCCCCGGTGCCGCCATTGTCACACGGCTGGCCCAGTTCAAGCTGTGGAACGCCCCGATGGAGGAAAAGCCGACCAAGGTCCACATCGCCCCCTGTTTGGCGCAGCACTGTCCCAACAGCGAGACCATCATCAACAAAATCAAAGCGAAAGCCGGAGTTGACGTGATCATCGGCACCCACCCCTATATGCCGGAAAACATATTTGCCTGA
- a CDS encoding IS630 family transposase encodes MRKKRSLNIRTHIFMPEETETLKRYRDGQKDYRLKLRFIALLLIAGNTGTEIVAAAVGKDIRTVETWYGKYLTHGPDALNSFQYQPKRCFLSDDQLADMIAWVKKELPSDTKVICHYIREQTGIAYCQSAVAKLLKKNGLRRLRPKLIPGKPPSEKEQTDFIEKYEKLRKSAADPESGRVVIFCDAMHFVHQTVPATCWGDPSERPVLKANSGRQRLNIMGGYDPVTCKLIHETDEKNCDSEKAIIFFKKLLRTYPKASMIKVFADNATYFHARNTQEWLEKNPRISLYFLPAYAPNLNLIERLWRFAKGKLIRNTYYEKYKTFRCHVFRLLNNIHNYESELSSLMVEKFQIIRQ; translated from the coding sequence ATGAGGAAAAAACGCTCTCTGAATATCAGAACCCATATTTTCATGCCGGAAGAAACCGAAACCCTGAAAAGGTACCGTGACGGCCAGAAGGATTACCGTCTGAAACTCCGCTTCATAGCGCTTCTGCTGATCGCCGGCAATACCGGAACCGAAATTGTGGCCGCGGCAGTCGGAAAAGATATCAGAACCGTGGAAACATGGTACGGAAAATATCTTACGCATGGTCCCGATGCCCTGAATTCCTTTCAGTACCAACCGAAACGGTGCTTTCTGTCAGATGATCAGCTCGCAGACATGATCGCATGGGTGAAAAAAGAACTCCCTTCCGATACGAAAGTCATCTGTCATTATATAAGGGAACAGACCGGGATTGCCTACTGCCAAAGCGCGGTTGCGAAGCTCCTTAAAAAAAACGGACTGAGACGACTCCGTCCGAAGCTGATTCCGGGAAAACCGCCGTCCGAAAAAGAACAAACCGATTTTATTGAAAAATATGAGAAACTCCGCAAATCCGCCGCCGATCCGGAGTCCGGCAGAGTCGTCATTTTCTGCGATGCCATGCACTTCGTTCATCAGACCGTGCCCGCGACATGTTGGGGAGATCCGTCCGAACGACCTGTTTTAAAAGCAAATTCCGGGCGTCAGCGCCTGAATATCATGGGCGGATATGATCCCGTGACCTGTAAGCTGATACATGAGACCGACGAAAAAAACTGTGACTCCGAAAAAGCGATCATTTTTTTCAAAAAACTGCTCAGAACCTATCCGAAAGCCAGTATGATAAAGGTTTTTGCTGATAATGCCACTTATTTTCATGCCCGGAACACACAGGAATGGCTTGAAAAAAATCCCCGGATCAGTTTGTATTTTCTCCCGGCCTATGCTCCGAACCTGAATCTGATCGAACGCCTTTGGCGTTTTGCAAAAGGGAAACTGATCAGAAACACATATTATGAGAAATACAAGACGTTCCGGTGTCATGTTTTTCGTCTTCTGAATAATATACATAATTATGAAAGTGAGTTATCATCTCTTATGGTAGAAAAATTTCAGATAATTCGCCAATAA
- a CDS encoding WD40 repeat domain-containing protein yields MLTWENNIAHLWKANDSFSVSSPLKHEYDLWGGVFSNDEKFLLTYCADGSAHLWRTQDTSLVYIIRHENPVLKAFFNIKDNVIITWILDPMGGYSGYLWNSEDGSMIGQPMKHSASVESVLFNADGTRFLTWTKDTVYLRNIEDGSLIGLPMKCDSSVENVSFNADGTRFLTWTKDTVYFWNSKNGSMTGQPMKHDVNIKKILFLKDKRFILTLNNSGAIQLWYIKGGKSIMLSVFPDNIDSSISWLDEDKNEILRQSKMESDLPAKRNQIVKLVRRWSPLPQKNLQVQFLWKILKKIPMFPQRPIKLEDSVSGALLIQDESQILTWSADSTARLWNAYDGSSIGQPMKHEKYILGALLTKNESQILTWSADSTARLWNAYDGSSIGQPMKHEKYILGALLTKNESQILTWSADWGEKGGSARLWNASDGSPIGEPMEHEKSVNGALLTKDESRILTWSYDGTARLWNASDGSPVGEPMKHGDSVRGALLTEDESRILTWSDDGTARLWNASDGSPVGKPMKHEDRLLGALLTEDKSRILTWSDDGTTRLWNATDDSPIGEPMKHGKSVRGALLTKDESRILTWSDDGTARLWSVSDGSPIGEPMKHEGSVRGALLTKDESWILTWSNDRTARLWNTSDSSPIGEPMKHEESVRGALLTQDESRILTWSDDGTARLWSTSDSSPIGEPMKHEESVRGALLTQDESRILTWSDDGTARLWSTSDSSPIGEPIKHEKSVRGALLMKDESQILTWSGNEARLWNIADYDFPQEHLPLLVEVCTGTLMDDYGNIRCLTQKEWETRRAKYIRICEDHLKTCKYKSANIYLNQQKPYWNPDKQ; encoded by the coding sequence ATGCTGACATGGGAAAACAATATCGCTCATTTATGGAAAGCGAATGATAGTTTTTCGGTAAGCTCTCCGTTAAAACATGAATATGATTTGTGGGGTGGTGTTTTTAGCAATGATGAAAAATTTCTTCTTACCTATTGTGCTGATGGTAGCGCACACTTATGGCGTACCCAAGACACTTCTTTAGTATATATAATAAGACATGAAAATCCTGTACTTAAAGCATTTTTCAACATTAAGGACAATGTGATTATAACGTGGATACTTGATCCTATGGGGGGATATTCAGGATATTTGTGGAATTCCGAAGACGGATCCATGATAGGCCAACCCATGAAACACAGTGCTTCCGTTGAAAGTGTTTTATTCAATGCAGATGGAACCCGGTTTCTGACTTGGACAAAGGATACTGTGTATTTGCGGAACATTGAAGACGGCTCTCTGATAGGTTTACCCATGAAATGTGATTCTTCCGTTGAAAATGTCTCATTCAATGCAGATGGAACCCGGTTTCTGACTTGGACAAAGGATACTGTGTATTTCTGGAATTCCAAAAACGGTTCCATGACAGGACAGCCCATGAAACATGATGTTAATATAAAAAAGATTTTATTTTTAAAGGATAAAAGATTTATCCTTACTCTGAATAATAGTGGTGCAATACAACTATGGTATATAAAAGGTGGAAAATCTATAATGTTATCTGTTTTTCCAGACAATATTGATAGCTCCATTTCATGGTTGGACGAAGATAAGAATGAAATTTTGAGACAGAGCAAAATGGAATCCGATCTTCCGGCAAAACGAAATCAGATAGTTAAATTGGTACGGAGATGGTCACCACTGCCACAGAAAAATTTACAGGTACAATTTTTATGGAAAATTTTAAAAAAAATTCCGATGTTCCCACAGCGGCCCATAAAACTTGAAGATAGTGTATCGGGCGCATTGCTGATTCAAGACGAATCCCAAATTCTGACATGGAGCGCTGACAGTACAGCGCGTTTGTGGAATGCATATGACGGCTCGTCAATCGGACAGCCGATGAAGCATGAAAAATATATTTTAGGCGCGTTGCTGACAAAAAACGAATCCCAAATTCTGACATGGAGCGCTGACAGTACAGCGCGTTTGTGGAATGCATATGACGGCTCGTCAATCGGACAGCCGATGAAGCATGAAAAATATATTTTAGGCGCGTTGCTGACGAAAAACGAATCCCAAATTCTGACATGGAGCGCTGATTGGGGAGAAAAAGGAGGTTCAGCGCGTTTGTGGAATGCGTCTGACGGCTCACCCATTGGAGAGCCTATGGAACATGAAAAGAGTGTTAACGGCGCATTGCTGACGAAAGACGAGTCCCGGATTTTGACATGGAGCTATGACGGCACAGCGCGGTTGTGGAACGCATCTGACGGTTCGCCTGTCGGAGAGCCGATGAAACATGGAGATAGTGTCCGGGGCGCATTACTAACGGAAGACGAATCCCGGATTCTGACATGGAGCGATGACGGCACAGCTCGTTTGTGGAATGCATCTGACGGCTCGCCCGTCGGAAAGCCGATGAAGCATGAAGATAGACTTTTGGGTGCATTGCTGACTGAAGACAAATCCCGGATTCTGACATGGAGCGATGACGGCACAACTCGTTTGTGGAACGCTACTGACGACTCGCCTATCGGAGAGCCGATGAAACATGGAAAAAGTGTCCGGGGAGCGTTGCTGACAAAAGACGAATCCCGGATTCTGACATGGAGCGATGACGGCACAGCGCGTTTGTGGAGTGTGTCTGACGGCTCCCCTATCGGAGAGCCGATGAAACATGAAGGAAGTGTCCGGGGAGCATTGCTGACGAAAGATGAATCCTGGATTCTGACATGGAGCAATGACCGCACAGCGCGTTTGTGGAACACATCTGACAGCTCGCCTATCGGAGAGCCGATGAAACATGAAGAAAGTGTCCGGGGAGCATTGCTGACGCAAGATGAATCCCGGATTCTGACATGGAGCGATGACGGCACAGCGCGATTGTGGAGCACATCTGACAGCTCGCCTATCGGAGAGCCGATGAAACATGAAGAAAGTGTCCGGGGAGCATTGCTGACGCAAGATGAATCCCGGATTCTGACATGGAGCGATGACGGCACAGCGCGATTGTGGAGCACATCTGACAGCTCGCCTATCGGAGAGCCGATAAAACATGAAAAAAGTGTCCGGGGAGCGTTGCTGATGAAGGACGAATCCCAAATTCTGACATGGAGCGGTAATGAAGCCCGCCTCTGGAACATCGCCGACTACGACTTCCCCCAAGAGCATCTACCCCTGCTCGTAGAAGTCTGCACCGGCACCCTTATGGATGACTACGGCAACATCCGCTGCCTCACCCAGAAAGAATGGGAAACCCGCCGCGCCAAATACATCAGAATCTGCGAAGACCACCTCAAAACCTGCAAATACAAATCCGCCAACATCTACCTCAACCAACAGAAACCGTACTGGAACCCGGACAAACAGTAA